The following are encoded in a window of Syngnathus scovelli strain Florida chromosome 4, RoL_Ssco_1.2, whole genome shotgun sequence genomic DNA:
- the phkb gene encoding phosphorylase b kinase regulatory subunit beta isoform X1, with protein MASLADVGWKLLEFKARSKRSGSIYEPLKLSILHREDEPLWEKLDRYYNAVKTTILNYQSPTTGLFPVKICSTCKEAKVRDSLYCAAAAWALSLAYRRIDDDMGRTHELEHSAIKCMRGILYCYMRQAHKVEQFKQDPSPSKCLHSMFNLHTGDEIHTYDQYHHLQIDAVSLFLLYLVEMICSGLQIIYNTDEVAFIQNLVFCVERAYRVPDYGMWERGSKYNNGSTELHSSSVGLAKAALEAINGFNLFGNQGCSWSVIFVDLDAHNRNRQTLCSLLPRESRSHNTDAALLPTISYPAFAVDDDALYSQTLDKIVRKLRGKYGFKRFLRDGYRTSNEDKERRYYKSAEMKLFDGIECEFPIFFIFMMIDGVFRGNQAQVKEYQDLLQPIIFESFEGHAVVPKYYYVPADFVEAEQSKRGSQKRFPSNSGRDGKLFLWGQALYNIAKLLVDELISPKDIDPIHRHVPRQDQRNVSMRYSNQGPIENDVVVHVSLIAESQRLQVFLNTYGIQTQTPQQVEPIQIWPQQELVKAYRFLAVNDKLGLSGRPDRPVGCIGTSKIYRILGKTVVCYPIVFDLSDFYLSQDVMLLIDDIKNALQFIKQCWKMQGRPLFLVLIHEDNIKGSRFNPVLDMLASFKKGHVGGVKVHVDRLQTLISGAVVEQLDFLRVNEAEIPEFKSFEELELPKHSKVKRQTSTPNASDLEQQPEISVDEWLNKPTDEILQKFHDCDCLASQAQLAGILLRREGSQFLTKDENLMEELERIYRQAGTRKLWQAVRDAAAITKKLASSIAPHITSILVKGKQVTLGVFGHEEEVISNPLSPSVIQGIIYSKCCPPGGEREAVLQQELVIHIGWIISNSPELFRGMLKIRVGWIVQAMKQELKIRAGDMPPQDIYQLSPSDIKQLLLDVLQPQHTGRSWLHRRQIDGSLNRTPLGFYDRVWQILERTPNGILVGGTHLPQQPTLSDMTMYEMNFSLLVEDMLKGIDLPEFRQIIVELLMVVAIVLERNPEVDFADKVDLDSLVKEAFADFQQDRSRSEDVKKQDDIQAFYNTPPVGRRGTSSYLTKAVMTLLLQGDMKPCKDDPCSVS; from the exons TCAAGACCACCATACTCAACTACCAAAGTCCCACCACTGGGCTCTTCCCCGTCAAGATCTGCTCCACTTGTAAAGAGGCCAAGGTGCGGGACTCCTTGTACTGTGCGGCGGCAGCTTGGGCGCTGTCCTTAGCCTACCG ACGCATCGATGACGACATGGGGCGCACCCACGAACTGGAGCACTCGGCCATCAAGTGCATGAGAGGAATCCTCTACTGCTACATGAGGCAAGCTCATAAG GTGGAGCAGTTCAAGCAGGACCCCAGCCCCTCCAAGTGTCTGCACTCCATGTTTAACTTGCACACGGGCGACGAGATCCACACCTACGACCAGTACCACCACCTCCAG ATCGACGCCGTGTCCCTGTTCCTGCTCTACCTGGTGGAGATGATCTGCTCCGGCCTGCAGATAATCTACAACACGGACGAG GTGGCCTTCATCCAGAACCTGGTTTTCTGCGTGGAAAGAGCCTACAGGGTGCCCGACTACGGCATGTGGGAACGAGGCAGCAAGTATAACAACGGCAGCACCGAGCTGCATTCAAG CTCCGTGGGCCTGGCCAAGGCTGCTCTGGAGGCCATCAATGGATTTAACCTGTTTGGAAACCAG GGTTGCTCCTGGTCGGTGATCTTCGTGGATCTGGACGCCCACAACCGAAACAGGCAAACGTTGTGCTCCCTGCTTCCTCGAGAGTCACGCTCTCAT aACACAGACGCAGCCTTACTTCCGACCATCAGCTACCCCGCCTTCGCCGTGGACGACGACGCACTCTACAGCCAGACACTGGATAAAATCGTCCGCAAGCTGCGAGGCAAATACGGTTTCAAGCGTTTCCTCCGCGACGGATACCGTACCTCCAACGAAGACAAGGAGCGCCGATACTACAAATCTGCTGAAATGAAG CTCTTTGATGGGATCGAGTGCGAGTTTCCCATATTCTTCATCTTCATGATGATTGACG GGGTGTTTCGAGGaaaccaggctcaggtgaaagaATACCAGGATCTGCTTCAGCCAATCATCTTTGAGTCTTTTGAAG GTCATGCTGTGGTGCCCAAGTACTACTACGTGCCGGCGGACTTTGTGGAAGCGGAGCAAAGCAAGCGCGGCAGCCAGAAGCGCTTCCCGAGCAACTCTGGGCGAGACGGGAAGCTCTTCCTTTGGGGACAAGCGCTCTACAACATAGCCAAGCTGCTTG TTGATGAACTGATCAGCCCCAAGGACATCGACCCCATCCATCGCCATGTTCCTCGCCAAGACCAACGCAACGTCAGCATGCGCTACTCCAACCAG ggccccatagagaatgatgtTGTGGTCCACGTGTCACTGATAGCTGAGAGCCAGAG ACTGCAGGTGTTCCTGAACACATACGGTATTCAGACGCAGACACCACAGCAGGTGGAGCCTATCCAAATCTGGCCTCAGCAAGAACTGGTCAAG GCGTACCGCTTCCTGGCTGTCAACGACAAGCTAGGCCTGAGCGGCCGTCCGGATCGACCCGTGGGCTGCATCGGGACCTCCAAG ATTTATCGCATCCTGGGCAAGACGGTGGTGTGCTACCCCATCGTCTTTGATCTGAGCGACTTTTACCTTTCCCAGGATGTCATGCTCCTGATTGATGACATTAAG AATGCCCTTCAGTTCATCAAGCAGTGTTGGAAGATGCAAGGACGACCTCTTTTCTTGGTGCTCATCCACGAGGACAACATCAA GGGAAGTCGCTTCAACCCGGTTCTGGACATGCTGGCGTCCTTCAAGAAGGGCCACGTCGGAGGGGTCAAAGTTCATGTGGACAGACTTCAG ACGCTGATCTCCGGCGCCGTGGTGGAGCAACTGGACTTCCTGCGCGTCAACGAGGCCGA gatcccaGAGTTCAAGAGCTTCGAGGAGCTCGAACTTCCCAAACACTCCAAAGTCAAGCGACAGACGAGCACGCCCAACGCTTCCGACTTGGAGCAGCAGCCCGAGATCAGCGTGGACGAGTGGCTGAACAAGCCCACCGACGAGATCCTCCAGAAATTCCAT GATTGCGATTGTTTGGCCAGCCAGGCTCAACTCGCCGGAATCCTGCTAAGGAGGGAAGGATCGCAGTTTCTCACCAAGGACG AGAACCTGATGGAAGAGCTGGAGAGGATCTACCGACAAGCCGGCACCCGGAAACTTTG GCAGGCGGTGCGCGATGCCGCCGCCATCACCAAGAAGTTGGCCAGCTCTATCGCGCCTCACATTACCTCCATACTCGTGAAGGGCAAGCAG GTGACCCTCGGCGTGTTTGGCCATGAGGAGGAAGTGATTTCCAACCCGCTGTctcccagcgtcatccagggTATCATCTACAGCAAGTGTTGTCCACCAGGGGGCGAGCGTGAGGCTGTCCTGCAGCAGGAGTTGGTCATCCACATCGGGTGGATCATCTCCAACAGCCCCGAGCTCTTCCGCGGCATGCTCAAGATCCGAGTCGG GTGGATTGTCCAAGCAATGAAACAGGAGCTGAAAATCCGGGCGGGAGACATGCCCCCCCAGGACATCTACCAGCTTTCTCCAAGTGATATCAAGCAGCTCCTATTGGACGTGCTGCAACCTCAGCACACGGGCAG ATCTTGGCTCCACCGCCGGCAGATCGACGGCTCGCTGAACAGAACCCCTCTGGGATTTTACGACCGGGTTTGGCAGATTCTAGAGAGGACTCCCAATGGGATTCTGGTGGGAGGGACCCACCTCCCCCAG CAACCGACGCTGTCTGACATGACCATGTATGAGATGAATTTTTCTCTGCTGGTGGAGGACATGCTGAAGGGCATCGACCTGCCAGAATTCAGACAGATCATCGTGGAG CTGCTGATGGTGGTGGCCATTGTGCTGGAGAGAAACCCAGAAGTGGACTTTGCTGACAAAGTAGACCTGGACAGTCTGGTGAAGGAAGCCTTTGCCGACTTCCAACAGGATCGCAGTCGCTCGGAAGACGTCAAGAAGCAG GACGACATACAGGCCTTCTACAATACGCCGCCTGTGGGCCGGAGGGGCACCTCCAGCTACTTGACAAAAGCTGTCATGACCCTgctgctgcagggagacatgaaaCCCTGCAAGGACGACCCGTGTTCTGTCAGCTAG
- the phkb gene encoding phosphorylase b kinase regulatory subunit beta isoform X2, which yields MASLADVGWKLLEFKARSKRSGSIYEPLKLSILHREDEPLWEKLDRYYNAVKTTILNYQSPTTGLFPVKICSTCKEAKVRDSLYCAAAAWALSLAYRRIDDDMGRTHELEHSAIKCMRGILYCYMRQAHKVEQFKQDPSPSKCLHSMFNLHTGDEIHTYDQYHHLQIDAVSLFLLYLVEMICSGLQIIYNTDEVAFIQNLVFCVERAYRVPDYGMWERGSKYNNGSTELHSSSVGLAKAALEAINGFNLFGNQGCSWSVIFVDLDAHNRNRQTLCSLLPRESRSHNTDAALLPTISYPAFAVDDDALYSQTLDKIVRKLRGKYGFKRFLRDGYRTSNEDKERRYYKSAEMKLFDGIECEFPIFFIFMMIDGVFRGNQAQVKEYQDLLQPIIFESFEGHAVVPKYYYVPADFVEAEQSKRGSQKRFPSNSGRDGKLFLWGQALYNIAKLLVDELISPKDIDPIHRHVPRQDQRNVSMRYSNQGPIENDVVVHVSLIAESQRLQVFLNTYGIQTQTPQQVEPIQIWPQQELVKAYRFLAVNDKLGLSGRPDRPVGCIGTSKIYRILGKTVVCYPIVFDLSDFYLSQDVMLLIDDIKNALQFIKQCWKMQGRPLFLVLIHEDNIKGSRFNPVLDMLASFKKGHVGGVKVHVDRLQTLISGAVVEQLDFLRVNEAEIPEFKSFEELELPKHSKVKRQTSTPNASDLEQQPEISVDEWLNKPTDEILQKFHDCDCLASQAQLAGILLRREGSQFLTKDENLMEELERIYRQAGTRKLWSVVRLAASLLTKLVDSLAPSITSVLVHGKQVTLGVFGHEEEVISNPLSPSVIQGIIYSKCCPPGGEREAVLQQELVIHIGWIISNSPELFRGMLKIRVGWIVQAMKQELKIRAGDMPPQDIYQLSPSDIKQLLLDVLQPQHTGRSWLHRRQIDGSLNRTPLGFYDRVWQILERTPNGILVGGTHLPQQPTLSDMTMYEMNFSLLVEDMLKGIDLPEFRQIIVELLMVVAIVLERNPEVDFADKVDLDSLVKEAFADFQQDRSRSEDVKKQDDIQAFYNTPPVGRRGTSSYLTKAVMTLLLQGDMKPCKDDPCSVS from the exons TCAAGACCACCATACTCAACTACCAAAGTCCCACCACTGGGCTCTTCCCCGTCAAGATCTGCTCCACTTGTAAAGAGGCCAAGGTGCGGGACTCCTTGTACTGTGCGGCGGCAGCTTGGGCGCTGTCCTTAGCCTACCG ACGCATCGATGACGACATGGGGCGCACCCACGAACTGGAGCACTCGGCCATCAAGTGCATGAGAGGAATCCTCTACTGCTACATGAGGCAAGCTCATAAG GTGGAGCAGTTCAAGCAGGACCCCAGCCCCTCCAAGTGTCTGCACTCCATGTTTAACTTGCACACGGGCGACGAGATCCACACCTACGACCAGTACCACCACCTCCAG ATCGACGCCGTGTCCCTGTTCCTGCTCTACCTGGTGGAGATGATCTGCTCCGGCCTGCAGATAATCTACAACACGGACGAG GTGGCCTTCATCCAGAACCTGGTTTTCTGCGTGGAAAGAGCCTACAGGGTGCCCGACTACGGCATGTGGGAACGAGGCAGCAAGTATAACAACGGCAGCACCGAGCTGCATTCAAG CTCCGTGGGCCTGGCCAAGGCTGCTCTGGAGGCCATCAATGGATTTAACCTGTTTGGAAACCAG GGTTGCTCCTGGTCGGTGATCTTCGTGGATCTGGACGCCCACAACCGAAACAGGCAAACGTTGTGCTCCCTGCTTCCTCGAGAGTCACGCTCTCAT aACACAGACGCAGCCTTACTTCCGACCATCAGCTACCCCGCCTTCGCCGTGGACGACGACGCACTCTACAGCCAGACACTGGATAAAATCGTCCGCAAGCTGCGAGGCAAATACGGTTTCAAGCGTTTCCTCCGCGACGGATACCGTACCTCCAACGAAGACAAGGAGCGCCGATACTACAAATCTGCTGAAATGAAG CTCTTTGATGGGATCGAGTGCGAGTTTCCCATATTCTTCATCTTCATGATGATTGACG GGGTGTTTCGAGGaaaccaggctcaggtgaaagaATACCAGGATCTGCTTCAGCCAATCATCTTTGAGTCTTTTGAAG GTCATGCTGTGGTGCCCAAGTACTACTACGTGCCGGCGGACTTTGTGGAAGCGGAGCAAAGCAAGCGCGGCAGCCAGAAGCGCTTCCCGAGCAACTCTGGGCGAGACGGGAAGCTCTTCCTTTGGGGACAAGCGCTCTACAACATAGCCAAGCTGCTTG TTGATGAACTGATCAGCCCCAAGGACATCGACCCCATCCATCGCCATGTTCCTCGCCAAGACCAACGCAACGTCAGCATGCGCTACTCCAACCAG ggccccatagagaatgatgtTGTGGTCCACGTGTCACTGATAGCTGAGAGCCAGAG ACTGCAGGTGTTCCTGAACACATACGGTATTCAGACGCAGACACCACAGCAGGTGGAGCCTATCCAAATCTGGCCTCAGCAAGAACTGGTCAAG GCGTACCGCTTCCTGGCTGTCAACGACAAGCTAGGCCTGAGCGGCCGTCCGGATCGACCCGTGGGCTGCATCGGGACCTCCAAG ATTTATCGCATCCTGGGCAAGACGGTGGTGTGCTACCCCATCGTCTTTGATCTGAGCGACTTTTACCTTTCCCAGGATGTCATGCTCCTGATTGATGACATTAAG AATGCCCTTCAGTTCATCAAGCAGTGTTGGAAGATGCAAGGACGACCTCTTTTCTTGGTGCTCATCCACGAGGACAACATCAA GGGAAGTCGCTTCAACCCGGTTCTGGACATGCTGGCGTCCTTCAAGAAGGGCCACGTCGGAGGGGTCAAAGTTCATGTGGACAGACTTCAG ACGCTGATCTCCGGCGCCGTGGTGGAGCAACTGGACTTCCTGCGCGTCAACGAGGCCGA gatcccaGAGTTCAAGAGCTTCGAGGAGCTCGAACTTCCCAAACACTCCAAAGTCAAGCGACAGACGAGCACGCCCAACGCTTCCGACTTGGAGCAGCAGCCCGAGATCAGCGTGGACGAGTGGCTGAACAAGCCCACCGACGAGATCCTCCAGAAATTCCAT GATTGCGATTGTTTGGCCAGCCAGGCTCAACTCGCCGGAATCCTGCTAAGGAGGGAAGGATCGCAGTTTCTCACCAAGGACG AGAACCTGATGGAAGAGCTGGAGAGGATCTACCGACAAGCCGGCACCCGGAAACTTTG GTCCGTTGTCCGTCTTGCCGCCAGTCTGTTAACTAAGCTGGTGGACAGCCTTGCTCCCAGTATTACTAGTGTTTTAGTGCATGGTAAGCAG GTGACCCTCGGCGTGTTTGGCCATGAGGAGGAAGTGATTTCCAACCCGCTGTctcccagcgtcatccagggTATCATCTACAGCAAGTGTTGTCCACCAGGGGGCGAGCGTGAGGCTGTCCTGCAGCAGGAGTTGGTCATCCACATCGGGTGGATCATCTCCAACAGCCCCGAGCTCTTCCGCGGCATGCTCAAGATCCGAGTCGG GTGGATTGTCCAAGCAATGAAACAGGAGCTGAAAATCCGGGCGGGAGACATGCCCCCCCAGGACATCTACCAGCTTTCTCCAAGTGATATCAAGCAGCTCCTATTGGACGTGCTGCAACCTCAGCACACGGGCAG ATCTTGGCTCCACCGCCGGCAGATCGACGGCTCGCTGAACAGAACCCCTCTGGGATTTTACGACCGGGTTTGGCAGATTCTAGAGAGGACTCCCAATGGGATTCTGGTGGGAGGGACCCACCTCCCCCAG CAACCGACGCTGTCTGACATGACCATGTATGAGATGAATTTTTCTCTGCTGGTGGAGGACATGCTGAAGGGCATCGACCTGCCAGAATTCAGACAGATCATCGTGGAG CTGCTGATGGTGGTGGCCATTGTGCTGGAGAGAAACCCAGAAGTGGACTTTGCTGACAAAGTAGACCTGGACAGTCTGGTGAAGGAAGCCTTTGCCGACTTCCAACAGGATCGCAGTCGCTCGGAAGACGTCAAGAAGCAG GACGACATACAGGCCTTCTACAATACGCCGCCTGTGGGCCGGAGGGGCACCTCCAGCTACTTGACAAAAGCTGTCATGACCCTgctgctgcagggagacatgaaaCCCTGCAAGGACGACCCGTGTTCTGTCAGCTAG
- the phkb gene encoding phosphorylase b kinase regulatory subunit beta isoform X3: MAAIKGPHQKVQRLGSIYEPLKLSILHREDEPLWEKLDRYYNAVKTTILNYQSPTTGLFPVKICSTCKEAKVRDSLYCAAAAWALSLAYRRIDDDMGRTHELEHSAIKCMRGILYCYMRQAHKVEQFKQDPSPSKCLHSMFNLHTGDEIHTYDQYHHLQIDAVSLFLLYLVEMICSGLQIIYNTDEVAFIQNLVFCVERAYRVPDYGMWERGSKYNNGSTELHSSSVGLAKAALEAINGFNLFGNQGCSWSVIFVDLDAHNRNRQTLCSLLPRESRSHNTDAALLPTISYPAFAVDDDALYSQTLDKIVRKLRGKYGFKRFLRDGYRTSNEDKERRYYKSAEMKLFDGIECEFPIFFIFMMIDGVFRGNQAQVKEYQDLLQPIIFESFEGHAVVPKYYYVPADFVEAEQSKRGSQKRFPSNSGRDGKLFLWGQALYNIAKLLVDELISPKDIDPIHRHVPRQDQRNVSMRYSNQGPIENDVVVHVSLIAESQRLQVFLNTYGIQTQTPQQVEPIQIWPQQELVKAYRFLAVNDKLGLSGRPDRPVGCIGTSKIYRILGKTVVCYPIVFDLSDFYLSQDVMLLIDDIKNALQFIKQCWKMQGRPLFLVLIHEDNIKGSRFNPVLDMLASFKKGHVGGVKVHVDRLQTLISGAVVEQLDFLRVNEAEIPEFKSFEELELPKHSKVKRQTSTPNASDLEQQPEISVDEWLNKPTDEILQKFHDCDCLASQAQLAGILLRREGSQFLTKDENLMEELERIYRQAGTRKLWQAVRDAAAITKKLASSIAPHITSILVKGKQVTLGVFGHEEEVISNPLSPSVIQGIIYSKCCPPGGEREAVLQQELVIHIGWIISNSPELFRGMLKIRVGWIVQAMKQELKIRAGDMPPQDIYQLSPSDIKQLLLDVLQPQHTGRSWLHRRQIDGSLNRTPLGFYDRVWQILERTPNGILVGGTHLPQQPTLSDMTMYEMNFSLLVEDMLKGIDLPEFRQIIVELLMVVAIVLERNPEVDFADKVDLDSLVKEAFADFQQDRSRSEDVKKQDDIQAFYNTPPVGRRGTSSYLTKAVMTLLLQGDMKPCKDDPCSVS; the protein is encoded by the exons TCAAGACCACCATACTCAACTACCAAAGTCCCACCACTGGGCTCTTCCCCGTCAAGATCTGCTCCACTTGTAAAGAGGCCAAGGTGCGGGACTCCTTGTACTGTGCGGCGGCAGCTTGGGCGCTGTCCTTAGCCTACCG ACGCATCGATGACGACATGGGGCGCACCCACGAACTGGAGCACTCGGCCATCAAGTGCATGAGAGGAATCCTCTACTGCTACATGAGGCAAGCTCATAAG GTGGAGCAGTTCAAGCAGGACCCCAGCCCCTCCAAGTGTCTGCACTCCATGTTTAACTTGCACACGGGCGACGAGATCCACACCTACGACCAGTACCACCACCTCCAG ATCGACGCCGTGTCCCTGTTCCTGCTCTACCTGGTGGAGATGATCTGCTCCGGCCTGCAGATAATCTACAACACGGACGAG GTGGCCTTCATCCAGAACCTGGTTTTCTGCGTGGAAAGAGCCTACAGGGTGCCCGACTACGGCATGTGGGAACGAGGCAGCAAGTATAACAACGGCAGCACCGAGCTGCATTCAAG CTCCGTGGGCCTGGCCAAGGCTGCTCTGGAGGCCATCAATGGATTTAACCTGTTTGGAAACCAG GGTTGCTCCTGGTCGGTGATCTTCGTGGATCTGGACGCCCACAACCGAAACAGGCAAACGTTGTGCTCCCTGCTTCCTCGAGAGTCACGCTCTCAT aACACAGACGCAGCCTTACTTCCGACCATCAGCTACCCCGCCTTCGCCGTGGACGACGACGCACTCTACAGCCAGACACTGGATAAAATCGTCCGCAAGCTGCGAGGCAAATACGGTTTCAAGCGTTTCCTCCGCGACGGATACCGTACCTCCAACGAAGACAAGGAGCGCCGATACTACAAATCTGCTGAAATGAAG CTCTTTGATGGGATCGAGTGCGAGTTTCCCATATTCTTCATCTTCATGATGATTGACG GGGTGTTTCGAGGaaaccaggctcaggtgaaagaATACCAGGATCTGCTTCAGCCAATCATCTTTGAGTCTTTTGAAG GTCATGCTGTGGTGCCCAAGTACTACTACGTGCCGGCGGACTTTGTGGAAGCGGAGCAAAGCAAGCGCGGCAGCCAGAAGCGCTTCCCGAGCAACTCTGGGCGAGACGGGAAGCTCTTCCTTTGGGGACAAGCGCTCTACAACATAGCCAAGCTGCTTG TTGATGAACTGATCAGCCCCAAGGACATCGACCCCATCCATCGCCATGTTCCTCGCCAAGACCAACGCAACGTCAGCATGCGCTACTCCAACCAG ggccccatagagaatgatgtTGTGGTCCACGTGTCACTGATAGCTGAGAGCCAGAG ACTGCAGGTGTTCCTGAACACATACGGTATTCAGACGCAGACACCACAGCAGGTGGAGCCTATCCAAATCTGGCCTCAGCAAGAACTGGTCAAG GCGTACCGCTTCCTGGCTGTCAACGACAAGCTAGGCCTGAGCGGCCGTCCGGATCGACCCGTGGGCTGCATCGGGACCTCCAAG ATTTATCGCATCCTGGGCAAGACGGTGGTGTGCTACCCCATCGTCTTTGATCTGAGCGACTTTTACCTTTCCCAGGATGTCATGCTCCTGATTGATGACATTAAG AATGCCCTTCAGTTCATCAAGCAGTGTTGGAAGATGCAAGGACGACCTCTTTTCTTGGTGCTCATCCACGAGGACAACATCAA GGGAAGTCGCTTCAACCCGGTTCTGGACATGCTGGCGTCCTTCAAGAAGGGCCACGTCGGAGGGGTCAAAGTTCATGTGGACAGACTTCAG ACGCTGATCTCCGGCGCCGTGGTGGAGCAACTGGACTTCCTGCGCGTCAACGAGGCCGA gatcccaGAGTTCAAGAGCTTCGAGGAGCTCGAACTTCCCAAACACTCCAAAGTCAAGCGACAGACGAGCACGCCCAACGCTTCCGACTTGGAGCAGCAGCCCGAGATCAGCGTGGACGAGTGGCTGAACAAGCCCACCGACGAGATCCTCCAGAAATTCCAT GATTGCGATTGTTTGGCCAGCCAGGCTCAACTCGCCGGAATCCTGCTAAGGAGGGAAGGATCGCAGTTTCTCACCAAGGACG AGAACCTGATGGAAGAGCTGGAGAGGATCTACCGACAAGCCGGCACCCGGAAACTTTG GCAGGCGGTGCGCGATGCCGCCGCCATCACCAAGAAGTTGGCCAGCTCTATCGCGCCTCACATTACCTCCATACTCGTGAAGGGCAAGCAG GTGACCCTCGGCGTGTTTGGCCATGAGGAGGAAGTGATTTCCAACCCGCTGTctcccagcgtcatccagggTATCATCTACAGCAAGTGTTGTCCACCAGGGGGCGAGCGTGAGGCTGTCCTGCAGCAGGAGTTGGTCATCCACATCGGGTGGATCATCTCCAACAGCCCCGAGCTCTTCCGCGGCATGCTCAAGATCCGAGTCGG GTGGATTGTCCAAGCAATGAAACAGGAGCTGAAAATCCGGGCGGGAGACATGCCCCCCCAGGACATCTACCAGCTTTCTCCAAGTGATATCAAGCAGCTCCTATTGGACGTGCTGCAACCTCAGCACACGGGCAG ATCTTGGCTCCACCGCCGGCAGATCGACGGCTCGCTGAACAGAACCCCTCTGGGATTTTACGACCGGGTTTGGCAGATTCTAGAGAGGACTCCCAATGGGATTCTGGTGGGAGGGACCCACCTCCCCCAG CAACCGACGCTGTCTGACATGACCATGTATGAGATGAATTTTTCTCTGCTGGTGGAGGACATGCTGAAGGGCATCGACCTGCCAGAATTCAGACAGATCATCGTGGAG CTGCTGATGGTGGTGGCCATTGTGCTGGAGAGAAACCCAGAAGTGGACTTTGCTGACAAAGTAGACCTGGACAGTCTGGTGAAGGAAGCCTTTGCCGACTTCCAACAGGATCGCAGTCGCTCGGAAGACGTCAAGAAGCAG GACGACATACAGGCCTTCTACAATACGCCGCCTGTGGGCCGGAGGGGCACCTCCAGCTACTTGACAAAAGCTGTCATGACCCTgctgctgcagggagacatgaaaCCCTGCAAGGACGACCCGTGTTCTGTCAGCTAG
- the LOC125966713 gene encoding post-GPI attachment to proteins factor 4-like has product MPPPRCVRRCGGPATQVLVVFALTFCVALPAICHRLLHSYYFVRSAYLDDMSQDALRQSLRRGQDALLFWQKAPSTATTEPPRHPELLVTVVTTRRPEALPYHYLLQVTRQLSSLQGDCGERPCAQVVLCDVESGPDAHEDAVLLERHFRVIRPPAGRRLDNTFEREKRDYVFCLRRAFQLALPRNMLVLEDDALAHPDFFRVVKDLLRRRFASRSLYIKLFHPERLQRYCNPEPYRILEWFGLGLLGATLLLQLLTVWNPCRWSLRMSARHLLLLAVYVMAAAELLGRHYLLELRRLSPQLYAVSPATECCTVAMLYPGNASLRVANYLDRAFCFQGNAKDTVLYQILRNTPGERAHSVEPNLVTHIGAFSAIRPNSAHPKLL; this is encoded by the exons aTGCCGCCGCCCCGTTGCGTGCGCCGCTGCGGCGGCCCCGCCACACAGGTACTGGTGGTGTTTGCGCTGACGTTCTGCGTGGCGCTTCCAGCCATCTGCCACCGCCTGCTGCACTCGTACTACTTTGTGCGCTCGGCCTACCTGGACGACATGAGCCAGGACGCCTTGCGCCAGAGTCTGCGGCGCGGTcaggacgctctgctgttctggcaAAAGGCGCCCTCAACCGCCACCACCGAGCCTCCCAGGCATCCCGAGCTGCTGGTTACCGTGGTGACGACGCGGCGGCCTGAGGCTCTCCCTTACCACTACCTCCTGCAGGTGACGCGGCAGCTGAGTAGTCTCCAGGGTGACTGCGGGGAGCGGCCCTGCGCCCAG GTGGTGCTGTGTGACGTGGAGAGCGGGCCGGACGCCCATGAAGACGCCGTACTGCTGGAGCGCCACTTCCGCGTGATCCGcccgccggccggccgccggctcGACAATACCTTTGAGCGCGAGAAACGCGACTACGTGTTCTGCCTGCGCCGCGCCTTCCAGCTGGCGCTGCCCCGGAACATGTTGGTCCTGGAGGATGACGCCCTGGCTCATCCGGACTTCTTCCGCGTAGTGAAGGATCTCCTGAGGCGGCGCTTTGCCTCGCGCTCGCTCTACATCAAGCTCTTCCACCCCGAGCGGCTGCAGCGCTACTGTAACCCGGAACCTTACCGCATCCTGGAGTGGTTTGGTCTGGGTCTGCTGGGCGCCACCCTGCTGTTGCAGCTCCTGACCGTCTGGAACCCATGCCGCTGGTCCCTGCGCATGTCGGCCCGCCACCTGCTGCTCCTGGCCGTGTACGTGATGGCGGCCGCTGAGCTGCTGGGCCGCCACTACCTGCTGGAGCTGCGCCGACTGTCCCCGCAGCTGTACGCTGTGTCGCCCGCCACAGAGTGCTGCACAGTCGCCATGTTGTACCCGGGCAACGCCTCGCTAAGGGTGGCCAACTACCTGGACCGAGCCTTCTGCTTCCAGGGCAACGCCAAGGACACGGTTCTCTACCAGATCCTCCGCAACACGCCTGGAGAGCGCGCACACAGCGTGGAACCCAACTTGGTCACCCACATCGGGGCCTTTTCCGCCATCAGGCCCAACTCGGCTCACCCCAAACTGCTTTGA